One window from the genome of Methanococcoides sp. AM1 encodes:
- a CDS encoding helix-turn-helix domain-containing protein: MKKSVEEPKDKHLRKTIEGLPPSAKLVYKVLEYGGLLTQKEIAEQSYLPPRTIRYALGRLKDEDFLQERFYFKDARQSLYGLKDMTKQQVAGEAASQAEFDFANVYTVPKEYEVLAT; the protein is encoded by the coding sequence ATGAAAAAAAGCGTCGAAGAGCCAAAGGACAAACACCTGAGAAAGACAATTGAAGGATTGCCACCTTCTGCAAAACTTGTCTATAAGGTACTTGAATACGGTGGTCTTCTGACACAGAAAGAAATTGCCGAACAAAGTTATCTTCCCCCCCGTACCATCCGATATGCATTGGGAAGACTGAAGGATGAGGATTTCCTGCAGGAAAGATTCTACTTCAAAGACGCAAGACAAAGCCTGTATGGTCTGAAAGACATGACCAAGCAGCAAGTAGCAGGTGAAGCAGCTTCACAGGCAGAATTTGACTTTGCCAATGTATATACTGTCCCTAAGGAGTACGAAGTATTGGCAACATAA